In Verrucomicrobiota bacterium, the genomic window CCGGCGGCATGTGGGGCAGCGTGTTCTCGTCACCGATTTTCGCGACGCTCGCGGGAAAGCGCCAGCTCGTCGTGCAGACGCGCGAGAAGCTTGCGGGCGTTGATCCCGCGGACGGGAAAGTCCTGTGGGAGCAATCCGTCGAGGCGTTTCGCGGCATGAACATCCTGACGCCCGTGGCGCACGGCGACATCCTGTTCACCAGCACCTACGGCGGAAAAACGATCGGATTCAAAGTCTCGCAGGCCGACGGCAAGTTCAGCGTGAGCGAAGCATGGCGTCACAAATCGCAAGGCTACATGAGCACACCCGTGGTGGTGGACGGCGTGGCCTACACCCATCTCAAGAGCCAGCGCGCGATGGCGATCGAGATCGCGACGGGACGCGAGTTGTGGACCAGCAGTCAGTCATTCGGCAAATACTGGAGCCTCGTGGCGCAGCGCGACCGCATCCTCGCGCTCGACCAGCGCGGGCAACTGTTCCTTCTACGCGCGAACGGGGAGAAGTTCGACCTGCTCGACCAGCGCAAACTCACGAAGGAAGAAACGTGGGCACACCTCGCCGTGGCCGATGACGGGATCATCGTTCGCGAACTCAACGCGCTCGTGGCGTATCGCTGGCAGAAGGCAGCGGCGCAGCCGTGAATTGGCGCGCACAGGCGGCAGGCCTGTTCTGCTGGATGGCGATCTGTTTTGTTGCGCCTGCGCTCGGCATTTTTGCGATGCCCGGCGAATGGTATGCATCGTTGAGAAAGCCTTCATGGAATCCGCCCGGCTGGATTTTTGGTCCAGTGTGGACGGCGCTTTACGCGATGATGGCGGTGGCGGCGTGGCTCGTGTGGCGTCGCGGCGGATTCGCGGCGCAGCGACGTGCGCTCACGATGTTCCTCGTGCAGCTCGCGCTCAACGCCGCGTGGACGCCACTGTTCTTTGGTCTGCATTGGCCGGGGGTGGCGTTCGCAGAAATCGTGCTTCTCTGGCTGGCCATCGTTGCGACGCTGTTCGCGTTTCGGCCCGTGAGCCGCGTTGCCGCATGGCTGCTCGTGCCCTACCTGGCGTGGGTGAGCTTTGCCGCAGTGCTGAATTTTGAACTCTGGAGACTGAATCAATGAGTGGAACAACCCTGGTCTGGTTGCGGATAGATTTGCGCCTGGCGGACAACCCTGCTTTGCGCGCGGCGATTGAGCGCGGCGGGCCGGTCGTGCCGGTGTTCATCTGGTCGCCGGAGGAGGAAGCTCCGTGGCAACCGGGCGGCGCGTCGAGGTGTTGGCTGCATCAATCGCTGGCGGCGTTGGAGGCCAGTCTGCGCAAAGCCGGTTCGCGGCTGGTGATCCGGCGCGGGCCGACGCTCGAAACCCTGCGGGCGCTGGTGAAGGAAACCGGCGCGTCAGCCGTGTTTTGGAATCGCCGCTACGAACCTGCTGTCATGGCCCGCGACGCGAAAGTGAAGGAGGCGTTGCGTCACGACGGTGTAACGGTTGAGAGCTTCAACGCGGCGCTGTTACACGAGCCGTGGACGATCCAGAACCAGAGCGGCAAACCGTTTCAAGTCTTCTCGCCATTCTGGCGGCATTGCCTGACGAAGCCTGATCCCGTCGAGCCGAAGCCCGCGCCAAAACGCCTCGCCTCGCCCGCGCGCTGGCCGAAATCACTTGCGCTCGCCGAACTGGAACTCG contains:
- a CDS encoding tryptophan-rich sensory protein translates to MAICFVAPALGIFAMPGEWYASLRKPSWNPPGWIFGPVWTALYAMMAVAAWLVWRRGGFAAQRRALTMFLVQLALNAAWTPLFFGLHWPGVAFAEIVLLWLAIVATLFAFRPVSRVAAWLLVPYLAWVSFAAVLNFELWRLNQ
- a CDS encoding pyrrolo-quinoline quinone, with protein sequence MLLAVTLTFVCLAEAAAQSPWPQWRGPQRDGQFAGPAWPDKLDANHLKQLWRVELGPSYSGPIIVGDRVFTTETKDRKFEVVTAFDRHSGKELWRTQWDGSLSVPFFAKSNGDWIRATPASDGESLFVAGMRDLLVCLDIATGKERWRFDFVKQLEAPVPDFGFVCSPLVGSDAVYVQAGASFVKLNKRTGEMIWRTLKDAGGMWGSVFSSPIFATLAGKRQLVVQTREKLAGVDPADGKVLWEQSVEAFRGMNILTPVAHGDILFTSTYGGKTIGFKVSQADGKFSVSEAWRHKSQGYMSTPVVVDGVAYTHLKSQRAMAIEIATGRELWTSSQSFGKYWSLVAQRDRILALDQRGQLFLLRANGEKFDLLDQRKLTKEETWAHLAVADDGIIVRELNALVAYRWQKAAAQP